The following proteins are co-located in the Dermochelys coriacea isolate rDerCor1 chromosome 4, rDerCor1.pri.v4, whole genome shotgun sequence genome:
- the LOC119854433 gene encoding ER membrane protein complex subunit 3-like: MSEPELLLDSNIRLWVVLPIVFITFFVGMIRHYVSILLQSDKKLAREQVSDSQVLIRSRVLRENGKYIPKQSFLTRKYFFNNPEDGFFKKTKRKVVPPSPMTDPTMLTDMMKGNVTNVLPMILIGGWINMTFSGFVTTKVPFPLTLRFKPMLQQGIELLTLDASWVSSASWYFLNVFGLRSIYTLILGQDNAADQSRVMQEQMTGAAMAMPADTNKAFKTEWEALELTDHQWALEDVEEELMARDLHFEGMFKEELQTSIF; the protein is encoded by the coding sequence ATGAGCGaaccagagctgctgctggatTCCAATATCCGGTTATGGGTGGTTCTTCCAATTGTTTTCATAACATTCTTTGTTGGGATGATTCGTCACTACGTATCCATCTTGCTCCAAAGTGACAAAAAGCTCGCTAGGGAACAAGTGTCTGACAGCCAAGTCCTAATTCGAAGCAGAGTCCTcagagaaaatggaaaatacaTTCCAAAACAGTCTTTCCTGACACGGAAGTATTTCTTTAATAACCCAGaggatggattttttaaaaaaacaaaaaggaaggtaGTGCCCCCTTCTCCAATGACAGATCCTACTATGCTGACGGATATGATGAAAGGGAATGTAACCAATGTTTTACCCATGATTCTTATCGGCGGTTGGATCAACATGACGTTCTCGGGATTTGTAACAACAAAGGTACCATTTCCCCTGACGCTGCGCTTTAAACCAATGCTGCAGCAGGGAATTGAGCTGCTCACTTTGGATGCATCCTGGGTGAGTTCTGCTTCATGGTACTTCCTGAATGTGTTTGGACTTAGAAGCATTTATACGCTCATCCTGGGTCAAGATAATGCTGCAGACCAATCTAGGGTAATGCAGGAACAGATGACAGGAGCAGCAATGGCCATGCCCGCAGATACTAACAAAGCCTTTAAGACGGAATGGGAAGCTTTGGAATTGACTGATCATCAGTGGGCATTAGAGGATGTGGAAGAAGAGCTCATGGCAAGAGATCTCCACTTTGAAGGCATGTTTAAGGAAGAGTTACAGACGTCTATCTTCTGA